In Streptomyces sp. SID8374, one genomic interval encodes:
- a CDS encoding carbon-nitrogen hydrolase family protein produces the protein MPSLRTALLQSSGRPGAVAENLKTLAEAAARAADTGARLLVAPELFLTGYAIGDAVPELAEPVDGPGARAVAEIAVRHGLAVLYGYPERDGERIFNASQLIGSDGTRLANYRKTHLFGCFEQEWFTPGEQTVVQADLDGIRIGLLICYDVEFPENVRAHALAGTDLLLVPTAQMHPFQFVAESVIPVRAFESQMYVAYVNRTGPEGEFEFVGLSCLAGPDGTVRTRAGRGEELVVGEVDPEFLAASRAANPYLNDRRPGLYGSLG, from the coding sequence ATGCCGTCGTTGCGTACCGCCCTGCTCCAGAGCTCCGGCCGGCCCGGTGCCGTCGCCGAGAACCTGAAGACGCTGGCCGAGGCCGCCGCGCGCGCCGCCGACACGGGCGCCCGGCTGCTGGTCGCCCCCGAGCTGTTCCTGACCGGGTACGCCATCGGCGACGCGGTCCCCGAGCTGGCCGAGCCCGTCGACGGTCCCGGCGCCCGGGCCGTGGCCGAGATCGCCGTACGCCATGGCCTCGCGGTCCTCTACGGCTACCCGGAGCGCGACGGCGAGCGGATCTTCAACGCCTCCCAGCTGATCGGCTCCGACGGCACGCGGCTGGCGAACTACCGCAAGACCCACCTCTTCGGCTGCTTCGAGCAGGAGTGGTTCACCCCCGGCGAGCAGACCGTCGTCCAGGCCGACCTGGACGGTATCCGGATCGGGCTGCTGATCTGCTACGACGTCGAGTTCCCCGAGAACGTACGGGCGCACGCCCTCGCAGGCACCGACCTGCTGCTGGTGCCCACCGCGCAGATGCACCCGTTCCAGTTCGTCGCCGAATCCGTCATCCCCGTACGGGCCTTCGAGAGCCAGATGTACGTGGCGTACGTCAACCGCACCGGACCGGAAGGCGAGTTCGAGTTCGTCGGGCTGAGCTGCCTGGCCGGCCCCGACGGCACCGTACGCACCCGCGCGGGCCGCGGTGAGGAGCTCGTCGTCGGCGAGGTGGACCCCGAGTTCCTGGCCGCCTCGCGCGCTGCCAACCCCTATCTCAACGACCGCCGCCCCGGTCTGTACGGCTCCCTCGGCTGA
- a CDS encoding Lrp/AsnC family transcriptional regulator: MRLNDLDERIVHALAEDARRSYADIGAIVGLSAPAVKRRVDRLRAEGAITGFTVRVDPAALGWETEGFIEIYCSRNTSPEAIKQGLARYPEIAAASTVTGDADAVVQVFAADMRHFEQVLERIAGEPYVERTKSVLVLSPLLRRYSAEAPPA; encoded by the coding sequence GTGCGCCTGAACGACCTCGACGAACGCATCGTCCACGCCCTCGCCGAAGACGCCCGGCGCTCCTACGCCGACATCGGCGCGATCGTAGGCCTCTCCGCCCCCGCCGTGAAACGCCGCGTCGACCGGCTCCGCGCGGAGGGCGCGATCACCGGCTTCACCGTGCGCGTCGACCCGGCCGCGCTCGGCTGGGAGACCGAGGGGTTCATCGAGATCTATTGCAGCCGCAACACCTCCCCGGAAGCGATCAAGCAGGGCCTCGCCCGCTACCCGGAGATCGCCGCCGCCTCCACCGTCACCGGGGACGCCGACGCGGTGGTCCAGGTCTTCGCCGCCGACATGCGCCACTTCGAGCAGGTGCTGGAGCGGATCGCGGGGGAGCCGTACGTGGAGCGCACGAAGTCGGTGCTGGTGCTCTCACCGCTGCTGCGCCGGTACTCGGCTGAGGCCCCGCCGGCCTGA
- a CDS encoding aldehyde dehydrogenase family protein, translating into MSFFTDLAHQYIDGEWRPGKGSWDIIDFNPFNGEKLASIPVATAEEVDQAYRAAERAQQAWADTNPYARRGVLEKALRIVEEREPEIAEAIVAELGGTHLKAGFELHLAKEFLREAIQLALRPAGQILPSPTEGKENRVYRVPVGVVGVISPFNFPFLLSLKSVAPALALGNAVVLKPHQNTPICGGTLLAKVFEDAGLPAGLLNVVVTDIAEIGDTLLEHPVPQVISFTGSDKVGRHVATVCAANLKRAVLELGGNSALIVLDDADVDYAVDAAVFSRYVHQGQVCMAANRILVDRAVEAEFTEKFVAKVASLTVGDPADPATQIGPLINSSQAESISRLVDETVAAGATALLHGRADGNVVSPSVLTGLPADSPVLQQEIFGPVALLVPFDGEDEAVRIANDTPYGLSGAVHTGNIERGVRVGQRIHTGMIHINDGTVHDEPIVPFGGEKSSGLGRLNGESMVEAFTTQKWISVQHGRSQFPF; encoded by the coding sequence ATGTCCTTCTTCACTGACCTGGCCCATCAGTACATCGACGGCGAGTGGAGGCCGGGGAAGGGGTCCTGGGACATCATCGACTTCAACCCCTTCAACGGCGAGAAGCTCGCCTCGATCCCCGTCGCCACCGCCGAGGAGGTCGACCAGGCCTACCGCGCGGCCGAGCGCGCCCAGCAGGCGTGGGCCGACACCAACCCGTACGCCCGGCGCGGGGTCCTGGAGAAGGCGCTGCGCATCGTCGAGGAGCGCGAGCCGGAGATCGCCGAGGCCATCGTCGCCGAGCTCGGCGGCACCCACCTGAAGGCCGGCTTCGAACTGCACCTGGCCAAGGAGTTCCTGCGCGAGGCCATCCAGCTCGCCCTGCGCCCGGCAGGCCAGATCCTCCCCTCGCCGACCGAGGGCAAGGAGAACCGGGTCTACCGGGTGCCCGTCGGCGTCGTCGGGGTCATCAGCCCTTTCAACTTCCCCTTCCTGCTCTCCCTCAAGTCCGTCGCCCCCGCCCTGGCCCTCGGCAACGCGGTCGTCCTCAAGCCGCACCAGAACACCCCGATCTGCGGCGGCACCCTGCTGGCCAAGGTCTTCGAGGACGCCGGACTGCCCGCCGGGCTCCTCAACGTCGTCGTCACCGACATCGCCGAGATCGGCGACACCCTGCTGGAGCACCCGGTACCGCAGGTCATCTCCTTCACCGGCTCCGACAAGGTCGGCCGGCACGTCGCCACCGTCTGCGCCGCCAACCTCAAGCGCGCCGTCCTCGAACTCGGCGGCAACAGCGCCCTGATCGTGCTGGACGACGCCGACGTGGACTACGCGGTCGACGCGGCCGTGTTCAGCCGCTACGTCCACCAGGGGCAGGTCTGCATGGCCGCCAACCGGATCCTGGTCGACCGGGCGGTCGAGGCCGAGTTCACCGAGAAGTTCGTCGCCAAGGTCGCCTCCCTCACCGTCGGCGACCCGGCCGACCCGGCCACCCAGATCGGCCCGCTGATCAACTCCTCGCAGGCCGAGTCCATCTCCCGGCTCGTCGACGAGACCGTCGCCGCAGGCGCCACCGCCCTGCTCCACGGCCGCGCCGACGGCAACGTGGTCAGCCCCTCCGTGCTGACGGGCCTGCCCGCCGACTCGCCCGTCCTCCAGCAGGAGATCTTCGGCCCGGTCGCCCTGCTCGTCCCCTTCGACGGCGAGGACGAGGCCGTCCGCATCGCCAACGACACCCCCTACGGGCTCAGCGGCGCCGTCCACACCGGCAACATCGAACGCGGGGTGCGGGTCGGGCAGCGCATCCACACCGGCATGATCCACATCAACGACGGCACCGTCCACGACGAGCCCATCGTCCCCTTCGGCGGCGAGAAGAGTTCGGGCCTCGGCCGGCTGAACGGCGAGTCGATGGTGGAGGCCTTCACCACCCAGAAGTGGATCTCCGTCCAGCACGGCCGCTCGCAGTTCCCCTTCTGA
- a CDS encoding GuaB1 family IMP dehydrogenase-related protein, translated as MRFLEPGTGRYTDSSVVPYDLTYDDVFMVPGRSAVGSRQSVDLSSPDGTGTTIPLVVANMTAIAGRRMAETVARRGGLVVIPQDIPIEVVTDVITWVKTRHLVLDTPIELAPGQTVADALSLLPKRAHGAGVVVDEDRRPVGVVTDHDLTGVDRFTQLSEVMSKDLVVLEADIDPRDAFNKLDGANRKLAPAVGKDGRLVGILTRKAALRATLYTPATDDQGRLRIAAAVGINGDVAGKAKQLLDAGVDTLVVDTAHGHQESMIAAVKAVRALDPQVPIVAGNIVAAEGVRDLIEAGADIIKVGVGPGAMCTTRMMTGVGRPQFSAVLECAAEAKKHGKHVWADGGVRHPRDVAMALAAGASNVMIGSWFAGTYESPGDLQQSADGRYYKESFGMASARAVKNRTSDESAYDRARKALFEEGISTSRMFLDPTRPGVEDLIDSIIAGVRSSCTYAGAASLEEFAEKAVVGVQSAAGYAEGKPLHASWS; from the coding sequence ATGCGCTTTCTTGAGCCGGGCACCGGTCGCTACACAGACTCCTCCGTGGTTCCGTACGACCTCACGTACGACGACGTCTTCATGGTCCCGGGCCGTTCCGCCGTCGGATCCCGCCAGTCCGTGGACCTCTCCTCGCCCGACGGCACAGGGACGACGATTCCGCTCGTGGTCGCCAACATGACCGCCATCGCGGGCCGCCGGATGGCCGAAACCGTCGCCCGCCGCGGCGGGCTCGTCGTCATCCCCCAGGACATCCCGATCGAGGTCGTCACCGACGTCATCACCTGGGTCAAGACGCGCCACCTCGTCCTGGACACCCCGATCGAGCTGGCCCCGGGCCAGACCGTCGCCGACGCGCTCTCCCTGCTGCCCAAGCGGGCGCACGGCGCGGGCGTCGTCGTGGACGAGGACCGCCGTCCGGTCGGCGTCGTCACCGACCACGACCTGACCGGCGTCGACCGCTTCACCCAGCTCTCCGAGGTCATGTCCAAGGACCTGGTGGTCCTGGAGGCGGACATCGACCCGCGCGACGCCTTCAACAAGCTGGACGGCGCCAACCGCAAGCTCGCCCCCGCCGTGGGCAAGGACGGCCGGCTCGTCGGCATCCTCACCCGGAAGGCCGCCCTGCGCGCCACCCTCTACACCCCCGCCACCGACGACCAGGGCCGGCTGCGCATCGCGGCCGCCGTCGGCATCAACGGCGATGTGGCGGGCAAGGCCAAGCAGCTCCTGGACGCGGGCGTCGACACCCTCGTCGTGGACACCGCCCACGGCCACCAGGAGTCCATGATCGCCGCGGTGAAGGCCGTACGGGCGCTGGACCCGCAGGTCCCGATCGTCGCGGGCAACATCGTCGCCGCCGAGGGCGTACGCGACCTGATCGAGGCCGGAGCCGACATCATCAAGGTCGGCGTCGGCCCCGGTGCCATGTGCACCACCCGGATGATGACCGGCGTCGGCCGGCCGCAGTTCTCCGCCGTCCTGGAGTGCGCCGCCGAGGCGAAGAAGCACGGCAAGCACGTCTGGGCGGACGGCGGCGTCCGCCACCCGCGCGATGTCGCCATGGCGCTCGCCGCCGGCGCCTCCAACGTCATGATCGGCTCCTGGTTCGCGGGGACGTACGAGTCGCCCGGCGACCTCCAGCAGTCCGCCGACGGGCGTTACTACAAGGAGTCCTTCGGGATGGCCTCGGCGCGCGCCGTGAAGAACCGCACCTCGGACGAGTCCGCGTACGACCGGGCCCGCAAGGCGCTCTTCGAGGAGGGCATCTCCACCTCGCGGATGTTCCTCGACCCGACCCGCCCGGGCGTCGAGGACCTGATCGACTCGATCATCGCGGGCGTCCGCTCCTCCTGCACCTACGCGGGTGCGGCCTCCCTGGAGGAGTTCGCCGAGAAGGCGGTCGTCGGCGTCCAGAGCGCCGCCGGATACGCCGAGGGCAAGCCGCTGCACGCCAGCTGGAGTTGA
- a CDS encoding terpene cyclase, giving the protein MDSELPDIYCPFPQRTNPHVGHTRGHLATWIRQTGLVHRESAMNRFEQADFGAFVGMVYPTAGPEHLDLVADWFVWLFLVDDQLDDGHLGRSPELVRAVVERMRAVVDGTAPEPLPGEELPAAVIALMDLWERTTPSAAPHWRTRFAWHLITYLTTATTWEAGNRANDVVPSEEVYIAKRRHTGAIHVCMDLIEIVTGIEAPESLHNDPRFITALEASCNHVCWANDVYSFEKEQVLGEIHNLVHLVRHHRGLGEQQALDHVAERLALETERFLTAEDELLEMYPELTGLLVPYLEGMRSWMRGNLDWSRQTPRYNPADVAQYEEPQEYLEETVLGIAPDHAEAGAPCAAEAPRQG; this is encoded by the coding sequence GTGGACAGCGAACTGCCGGACATCTACTGCCCGTTCCCCCAGCGGACCAACCCGCACGTCGGGCACACACGCGGTCACCTGGCCACCTGGATCAGACAGACGGGCCTGGTGCACCGCGAGTCCGCGATGAACCGCTTCGAACAAGCCGATTTCGGCGCGTTCGTCGGCATGGTCTACCCGACGGCCGGACCGGAACACCTCGATCTGGTGGCCGACTGGTTCGTCTGGCTCTTCCTCGTCGACGACCAGCTGGACGACGGCCATCTCGGCCGCTCCCCCGAGCTGGTGCGCGCCGTGGTGGAGCGGATGCGCGCCGTCGTGGACGGCACCGCTCCGGAGCCCCTGCCCGGCGAGGAGCTGCCGGCCGCCGTGATAGCGCTGATGGACCTGTGGGAACGTACGACGCCGAGCGCGGCGCCCCACTGGCGGACCAGGTTCGCCTGGCATCTGATCACCTACCTCACGACGGCCACCACCTGGGAGGCGGGCAACCGCGCGAACGACGTGGTGCCGTCGGAGGAGGTGTACATCGCCAAGCGGCGGCACACCGGGGCCATCCACGTCTGCATGGACCTCATAGAGATCGTCACCGGCATCGAGGCCCCGGAGTCGCTCCACAACGACCCCCGGTTCATCACCGCCCTGGAAGCCTCCTGCAACCATGTGTGCTGGGCCAACGACGTCTACTCCTTCGAGAAGGAGCAGGTGCTCGGCGAGATCCACAACCTCGTCCACCTGGTCCGCCACCACCGGGGGCTGGGCGAGCAGCAGGCGCTGGACCATGTCGCGGAGCGGCTGGCGCTGGAGACGGAGCGGTTCCTGACCGCCGAGGACGAGCTGCTGGAGATGTATCCGGAGCTGACCGGTCTGCTGGTGCCCTACCTGGAGGGGATGCGCAGCTGGATGCGGGGGAACCTGGACTGGTCGCGCCAGACCCCGCGCTACAACCCGGCCGACGTGGCGCAGTACGAGGAGCCCCAGGAGTATCTGGAGGAGACCGTGCTGGGGATAGCGCCCGACCACGCGGAGGCGGGGGCGCCCTGCGCGGCGGAGGCTCCACGTCAGGGGTGA
- a CDS encoding sugar-binding domain-containing protein encodes MRMGPAELVQAAAMARRFYLEGKSKIQIAEEFGVSRFKVARVLETALERDLVRIEIRVPAELDAERSDALRARYGLRHAVVVESPAEEQEDAPDPENLGEVAADLLGELVAEGDVLGLAWGRSTIHMAAALDRLPPCTVVQLTGVYDAGTAERGSVEAVRRAAQVSGGEAHPIYAPMLLPDPATAAALREQTGIARAFEYFDKVTVAAVSIGSWEPGISTVHDMLSDEERAHYASLGVAAEMSAHLFDSDGRRVGRDLGERCITVEADRLRRIPEVVAIAGGLRKAAAIGAVLRSGLVTSLVTDTAAADYLLTESAAGVRPALERADPDGE; translated from the coding sequence ATGCGGATGGGACCCGCGGAGCTGGTGCAGGCGGCGGCCATGGCCCGCCGGTTCTACCTGGAGGGCAAGTCCAAGATCCAGATCGCCGAGGAGTTCGGCGTGAGCCGCTTCAAGGTGGCCCGGGTCCTGGAGACGGCCCTGGAGCGTGATCTCGTACGGATCGAGATCCGGGTGCCGGCCGAGCTGGACGCCGAACGCTCCGACGCGCTCCGGGCCCGCTACGGGCTGCGCCACGCGGTCGTCGTCGAGTCCCCGGCCGAGGAGCAGGAGGACGCCCCCGACCCGGAGAACCTGGGCGAGGTCGCGGCCGACCTGCTGGGCGAGCTGGTGGCCGAGGGCGATGTGCTCGGCCTGGCCTGGGGCCGCTCCACCATCCACATGGCCGCTGCGCTGGACCGGCTGCCGCCCTGCACGGTCGTCCAGCTGACCGGGGTCTACGACGCGGGCACTGCCGAGCGCGGCTCCGTCGAGGCGGTCCGCCGGGCCGCCCAGGTCTCCGGCGGCGAGGCCCACCCCATCTACGCCCCGATGCTGCTGCCCGACCCGGCCACGGCCGCCGCGCTGCGCGAGCAGACGGGCATCGCCCGCGCCTTCGAATACTTCGACAAGGTGACGGTCGCCGCGGTCTCCATCGGCTCCTGGGAGCCGGGCATCTCCACGGTCCACGACATGCTCTCCGACGAGGAGCGTGCCCACTACGCCTCCCTCGGTGTGGCCGCCGAGATGTCCGCGCACCTCTTCGACTCCGACGGCCGCAGAGTCGGCCGCGACCTGGGCGAGCGCTGCATCACCGTGGAGGCGGACCGGCTGCGCCGGATCCCCGAGGTGGTGGCGATCGCGGGCGGGCTGCGCAAGGCCGCGGCGATCGGGGCCGTACTGCGCTCGGGTCTGGTCACCAGCCTGGTGACGGACACCGCCGCCGCCGACTACCTGCTCACCGAGTCGGCGGCCGGTGTGCGCCCGGCGCTGGAGCGGGCGGACCCGGACGGCGAGTGA
- the rpe gene encoding ribulose-phosphate 3-epimerase encodes MAQINPSILSADFARLAEEAKAVEGADWLHVDVMDNHFVPNLTLGVPVVEALGKATDTPLDCHLMIEDPDRWAPQYVEAGAGSVTFHVEAAAAPVRLAREIRAKGARASMALKPATPIEPYEDLLPELDMLLIMTVEPGFGGQAFLDIMLPKIRRTRELIGKHGLDLWLQVDGGVSATTIERCAEAGADVFVAGSAVYGAEDPAAAVRGLRAQAEAVTAAAPWACGH; translated from the coding sequence ATGGCGCAGATCAACCCCAGCATCCTGTCCGCCGATTTCGCACGTCTCGCCGAGGAGGCGAAGGCCGTCGAAGGCGCGGACTGGCTCCACGTCGACGTGATGGACAACCACTTCGTGCCCAACCTGACCCTCGGCGTGCCGGTCGTCGAGGCGCTCGGCAAGGCCACGGACACCCCGCTGGACTGCCACCTCATGATCGAGGACCCGGACCGCTGGGCCCCCCAGTACGTGGAGGCGGGCGCCGGTTCGGTCACCTTCCATGTGGAGGCCGCGGCGGCGCCGGTGCGCCTCGCGCGGGAGATCCGGGCGAAGGGGGCGCGGGCGTCCATGGCGCTCAAGCCCGCGACGCCGATCGAGCCGTACGAGGACCTCCTCCCCGAACTCGACATGCTCCTGATCATGACGGTGGAGCCGGGCTTCGGCGGCCAGGCCTTCCTGGACATCATGCTGCCGAAGATCCGCCGCACCCGGGAGCTGATCGGCAAGCACGGCCTCGACCTCTGGCTCCAGGTCGACGGCGGGGTCTCCGCCACCACGATCGAACGCTGCGCGGAGGCGGGCGCCGATGTCTTCGTGGCGGGTTCCGCGGTCTACGGGGCCGAGGACCCGGCGGCGGCGGTGCGGGGTCTGCGGGCCCAGGCGGAGGCGGTCACGGCCGCCGCGCCCTGGGCATGCGGCCACTGA
- a CDS encoding transcription antitermination factor NusB, with product MNDQPRRRPAKPHRRPQKDPVRFLAFEALRAVDERDAYANLVLPPLLKKARAKGDFDGRDAALATELVYGTLRRQGTYDAIVAACIDRPLREVDPPVLDVLNMGVHQLLGTRIPTHAAVSASVELARVVLGEGRAKFVNAVLRKVTAHDLDGWVEKVAPSYEEDAEDHLSIVHSHPRWIVSALWDALGGGRAGIEDLLEADNERPEVTLVARPGRSTTDELVKALGEDNSLPGRWSPYAVRMAEGGEPGALTAVQEGRAGVQDEGSQLVAAALAAAPVEGRDTRWLDGCAGPGGKAALLAALAADRGATLLAAEKQPHRARLVERALAGNPGPYQVVTADGTRPPWRPGTFDRILMDVPCSGLGALRRRPEARWRRRAEDLESFAPLQRGLLREALKAVRVGGVVGYATCSPHLAETRVVVEDVLKGRGGEPVEAEWVDARPLMPGVPALGDGPDVQLWPHLHGTDAMYLALLRRTG from the coding sequence GTGAACGACCAGCCGCGTCGCCGTCCCGCCAAGCCCCACCGCCGCCCCCAGAAGGACCCCGTCCGGTTCCTCGCCTTCGAGGCGCTGCGGGCCGTCGACGAGCGGGACGCGTACGCCAACCTCGTGCTGCCCCCGCTGCTGAAGAAGGCCCGCGCCAAGGGCGACTTCGACGGGCGGGACGCGGCGCTGGCGACCGAGCTGGTCTACGGGACGCTGCGCCGCCAGGGCACGTACGACGCGATCGTGGCGGCCTGCATCGACCGGCCGCTCCGCGAGGTCGACCCGCCGGTCCTCGACGTACTGAACATGGGCGTCCACCAGCTGCTGGGCACCCGCATCCCCACCCACGCGGCCGTCTCCGCCAGTGTGGAGCTGGCCCGGGTGGTGCTGGGCGAGGGGCGGGCGAAGTTCGTCAACGCGGTGCTGCGCAAGGTCACCGCGCACGACCTGGACGGCTGGGTGGAGAAGGTCGCGCCCTCCTACGAGGAGGACGCCGAGGACCACCTCTCCATCGTCCACTCGCACCCGCGCTGGATCGTCTCGGCGCTCTGGGACGCGCTTGGCGGCGGGCGTGCCGGGATCGAGGACCTGCTGGAGGCCGACAACGAGCGGCCCGAGGTGACGCTGGTGGCCCGGCCCGGCCGCTCCACCACCGACGAGCTGGTCAAGGCGCTCGGCGAGGACAACTCGCTGCCGGGCCGCTGGTCGCCGTATGCCGTACGGATGGCCGAGGGCGGCGAGCCCGGTGCGCTCACGGCGGTCCAGGAGGGCCGGGCGGGCGTCCAGGACGAGGGCAGCCAGCTGGTGGCCGCCGCGCTCGCCGCCGCCCCCGTGGAGGGCCGGGACACCCGCTGGCTGGACGGCTGCGCGGGCCCCGGTGGGAAGGCCGCCCTGCTGGCCGCCCTCGCCGCCGACCGGGGCGCGACCCTGCTGGCCGCCGAGAAGCAGCCGCACCGCGCCCGGCTGGTGGAGCGGGCGCTCGCCGGGAACCCGGGCCCGTACCAGGTGGTCACCGCCGACGGCACCCGTCCGCCGTGGCGGCCCGGCACCTTCGACCGCATCCTGATGGACGTCCCGTGCTCCGGTCTGGGGGCGCTGCGCCGCCGCCCCGAGGCCCGCTGGCGGCGTCGCGCCGAGGACCTGGAGAGCTTCGCCCCGCTCCAACGCGGCCTGCTGCGCGAGGCGTTGAAGGCCGTACGGGTCGGTGGCGTCGTCGGCTACGCGACCTGCTCGCCGCATCTCGCCGAGACCCGGGTGGTCGTCGAGGACGTGCTGAAGGGGCGCGGCGGGGAGCCGGTGGAGGCCGAGTGGGTCGACGCCCGGCCGCTGATGCCCGGGGTGCCCGCGCTGGGGGACGGACCCGACGTCCAGCTGTGGCCGCACCTGCACGGGACGGACGCCATGTATCTCGCTCTGCTGCGCCGGACCGGCTGA